One stretch of Candidatus Hydrogenedentota bacterium DNA includes these proteins:
- the dnaX gene encoding DNA polymerase III subunit gamma/tau — translation MAEGEYKVLARKWRPQSFEDVIGQEHVTRTLKNAIVAGRIHHAFLFIGSRGIGKTTTARILCKALNCLSSDKPTPEPCGVCTNCVSIGEGNNIDVIEIDGASNNGVENVREIRDNIRMVPSSSRYKVYIIDEVHQLSSSAFNALLKTLEEPPLHGVFILATTEAHKIPATIISRCQRFDFRRVALDRIVALLRNIVVKEGKKATDDALHAIAQAAEGGVRDAESILDQLISYCDGEIRFDDVYDVLGLVDRRLLHELCRAILDKDIPAQLRIVEDIVAGGKDLSQFVQEILQHFRNLLVCKTGEAARLLALPEDEIQVLSEQAGRFPLTHLIKLVEQFAQLTGEFDSQLAQRIALEALLIRISKAGVDVSIDTVLEKLLQLGEGHAPARGGPNPPEAGAPPVPRRAAPAKPRGAPAPAAEPEPLTLTADNLRQLWPAILERVREASLSLAVWLGQGVAAGIEGDTLVLQYAAGQTRARETVEQPDQRRALESALAASTRNVRTYRTELQAGAASPRETKAEYNPQQPFYPTVNPEEARKVMADPRIAQVLDVFKGRIADIRHDVSLAHREGD, via the coding sequence ATGGCGGAAGGCGAATACAAGGTATTGGCGCGGAAGTGGCGTCCGCAATCGTTCGAGGACGTCATCGGCCAGGAACACGTCACGCGCACGCTGAAAAACGCGATTGTCGCGGGACGCATTCATCATGCCTTCCTGTTCATCGGGTCGCGCGGCATCGGCAAGACGACCACGGCGCGCATCCTCTGCAAGGCGCTCAATTGCCTGTCCTCGGACAAGCCCACGCCGGAGCCGTGCGGCGTGTGCACGAACTGCGTCTCGATAGGGGAAGGCAACAACATCGACGTCATCGAGATCGACGGCGCGTCGAACAACGGCGTCGAGAATGTCCGCGAAATCCGCGACAACATCCGTATGGTGCCGTCGAGCAGCCGCTACAAGGTCTACATCATCGACGAAGTGCACCAGCTTTCATCGTCCGCGTTCAATGCGTTGCTGAAGACGCTGGAGGAACCGCCGCTGCACGGCGTGTTCATCCTGGCCACTACGGAAGCGCACAAGATCCCGGCGACGATTATCTCGCGATGCCAGCGCTTTGATTTCCGGCGGGTCGCCCTGGACCGAATCGTCGCACTGCTGCGCAATATCGTCGTTAAAGAGGGCAAGAAGGCAACGGACGACGCGCTCCACGCCATTGCACAGGCGGCGGAAGGGGGCGTCCGCGACGCGGAGAGCATTCTCGACCAGCTTATTTCGTATTGCGACGGCGAAATACGTTTTGACGACGTGTACGACGTGCTTGGGCTCGTGGACCGGCGGCTGCTTCATGAATTGTGCCGGGCCATACTCGACAAGGATATCCCGGCGCAATTGCGCATCGTGGAAGATATCGTCGCGGGCGGCAAGGACCTCTCCCAGTTTGTCCAGGAGATCCTCCAGCATTTCCGCAATCTGCTCGTGTGCAAGACGGGCGAGGCGGCAAGACTGCTCGCGCTTCCGGAAGATGAAATCCAGGTGCTGTCGGAGCAAGCGGGACGGTTCCCGTTAACGCATCTGATCAAGCTCGTCGAACAGTTCGCGCAGTTGACCGGCGAATTCGATTCGCAACTGGCGCAGCGTATCGCCCTCGAAGCACTGCTCATCCGCATCTCGAAAGCCGGGGTCGATGTCTCCATAGACACCGTCCTGGAAAAGCTTCTTCAACTGGGCGAGGGTCACGCGCCGGCGAGGGGCGGCCCAAACCCTCCTGAGGCCGGGGCCCCTCCTGTACCGCGCCGCGCCGCCCCGGCAAAACCACGCGGCGCACCTGCTCCCGCTGCGGAGCCGGAACCGCTGACGCTGACGGCGGATAATCTCCGGCAGCTCTGGCCCGCTATCCTGGAGCGGGTGCGCGAAGCCAGCCTGAGCTTGGCCGTGTGGCTGGGGCAAGGCGTTGCGGCGGGAATCGAAGGCGACACTCTGGTGCTGCAATACGCCGCCGGCCAAACGCGCGCGCGGGAAACCGTCGAGCAGCCGGATCAGCGGCGCGCTCTGGAAAGCGCGCTCGCCGCCAGTACGCGCAACGTGCGCACGTACCGCACGGAATTGCAGGCGGGCGCGGCCTCTCCACGCGAAACGAAGGCCGAGTACAATCCGCAGCAACCGTTCTACCCGACCGTCAACCCGGAAGAGGCGCGCAAGGTCATGGCGGACCCGCGCATCGCGCAAGTGCTGGATGTGTTCAAGGGACGCATCGCCGACATCCGGCATGATGTCAGCCTTGCCCATCGCGAAGGGGATTGA
- a CDS encoding LysM peptidoglycan-binding domain-containing protein, producing MSLDYRRKRRTASATLFVTFLLGVAIGFTLCYAVLQVGRPESHGADPLAAADEPAQPTIVHFVSGEDRPNPASEPDTPVPQPPAAQAPTEQEPAPPEPPPAPVWPARHLFIGIPGTTLDPATTELLRAFRPGGIVLGAQNVTDAGQTRALVEAILNAVPWTSGQLAPPLIVAAQRGGDENPLRLDEAPSPREAGGLADAQAIRNLAQRTAQLCRERGVDMLLAPPLDVYVPGAAPAECEPRTFAADTARVISASLEYLAGLEAGGVVPCVVHYPGAGGATPDDAGLLVVKETEIEKLEAQILPFDAAGQHNVPAVLVGHIAVPALEGADTLVSASCSRKLVRMLLRDRRRFAGAIIADDVSRPGAAGGRAPEEAAVQALAAGCDAVIVLDAPPERLNAICAAVAESAAAGVLQEQELQASRDRIDVVRAHAGRLSAAKPEEVLPPPGTEPVKHRIKEGETLSSIAAQYGVSVDDLKRWNQVDDPSHIKFGQELTVHVPPKPAEAVPEPPSPAPDETPAPETAETTPAEPATEAAPEAVPEPEPPGEPPGAHPP from the coding sequence GTGAGTTTGGATTATCGAAGAAAACGGCGAACTGCATCCGCCACGTTGTTTGTGACGTTCCTGCTGGGCGTGGCAATCGGCTTTACGCTTTGCTATGCCGTGTTGCAGGTTGGCCGGCCGGAAAGCCACGGCGCGGACCCGCTTGCCGCGGCCGACGAGCCTGCGCAGCCGACTATCGTCCACTTCGTTTCCGGCGAGGACCGCCCGAACCCCGCCTCAGAACCGGACACCCCCGTACCGCAACCTCCCGCGGCGCAAGCGCCAACGGAGCAAGAACCGGCCCCGCCAGAGCCGCCCCCCGCACCCGTGTGGCCGGCCCGGCACTTGTTCATAGGCATTCCGGGCACTACGCTTGACCCCGCCACGACAGAACTGCTGCGCGCATTCCGCCCCGGCGGCATTGTCCTGGGCGCACAGAACGTCACGGATGCCGGCCAGACCCGCGCGCTGGTCGAGGCAATTCTCAACGCGGTGCCCTGGACTTCCGGTCAGTTGGCTCCGCCGTTGATTGTCGCCGCGCAACGGGGCGGCGATGAGAATCCCCTGCGCCTCGATGAAGCGCCTTCGCCGCGCGAAGCCGGCGGGCTCGCTGACGCCCAAGCCATACGCAATCTCGCGCAGCGCACCGCCCAGCTTTGCCGCGAGCGCGGCGTTGACATGCTGCTGGCGCCTCCGCTCGACGTATACGTGCCCGGCGCAGCCCCGGCCGAGTGCGAGCCCCGCACTTTCGCGGCGGACACGGCGCGCGTCATTTCGGCCAGCCTGGAATATCTCGCGGGGCTCGAAGCCGGCGGCGTAGTCCCCTGTGTCGTGCATTACCCGGGCGCGGGCGGCGCGACGCCCGATGACGCCGGCCTGCTGGTGGTGAAGGAAACGGAAATCGAGAAGCTGGAGGCCCAGATTCTGCCCTTTGACGCGGCAGGGCAGCACAATGTGCCTGCCGTGCTCGTGGGACACATCGCCGTGCCCGCGCTCGAGGGAGCGGATACGCTCGTGTCGGCTTCCTGTTCACGGAAGCTGGTGCGCATGCTCCTGCGCGACCGGCGCCGGTTTGCCGGGGCAATCATCGCGGACGACGTATCGCGCCCGGGCGCGGCCGGTGGACGCGCGCCCGAAGAGGCCGCGGTCCAGGCGCTGGCCGCGGGCTGCGATGCCGTGATCGTGCTGGACGCGCCTCCGGAACGCCTGAACGCGATCTGCGCAGCCGTGGCCGAGTCCGCGGCCGCGGGCGTGCTTCAAGAACAGGAATTACAGGCAAGCCGCGACAGGATCGATGTGGTCCGGGCACATGCCGGCCGCCTCTCCGCGGCCAAGCCTGAGGAGGTACTCCCTCCGCCAGGCACGGAACCGGTAAAACACCGGATCAAGGAAGGAGAAACTCTGTCGAGCATTGCGGCGCAATACGGCGTGTCCGTCGACGACCTCAAGCGATGGAATCAGGTCGACGACCCGAGCCACATCAAGTTCGGACAAGAACTGACGGTCCACGTGCCGCCGAAACCCGCGGAGGCCGTTCCTGAACCACCGTCCCCCGCGCCAGACGAGACGCCTGCGCCGGAGACTGCGGAAACGACGCCCGCCGAACCGGCCACGGAGGCCGCACCCGAGGCAGTGCCGGAGCCGGAGCCGCCCGGTGAGCCGCCCGGGGCACACCCCCCG